One Cucumis sativus cultivar 9930 chromosome 1, Cucumber_9930_V3, whole genome shotgun sequence DNA segment encodes these proteins:
- the LOC101219782 gene encoding transcription termination factor MTERF15, mitochondrial — translation MTLNLLYPFFFPSKFPRRISFPSSSTVPQFWTWCFSRNGRAVDLLKRFGISDAAVIRVLEDYPEIVFTNEEEILRTIEFLMGIGIRRDEIDRVICSIPRVLGFRVEGRLRSLICEFNGLGFDQNVIAREIVREPRTLATELGEISRCVELLRNLKCRNSIKERIFREGSFRAAFEVKQRVDCLCKHGLIRTRAFKLLWKEPRLVTYEIENIEKKIDFLIHKMKFGVDSLIDVPEYLGINFEKQIVPRYNVIEYLDSKGWLGSQVGLREIIKPSRLRFYNLFVKPYPQCGKMFGKFAGDNRTESPSRHPLGLWKAFKPPRHPESKEDIENMKSFMESLV, via the exons ATGACATTGAACCTTCTCTACcccttcttctttccttcaaAATTTCCCCGAAGGATCTCGTTTCCATCGTCTTCGACTGTCCCGCAGTTCTGGACTTGGTGTTTCTCAAGAAATGGAAG AGCTGTTGATTTATTGAAACGTTTTGGGATTAGTGATGCTGCCGTGATTAGGGTTTTAGAGGATTACCCTGAAATAGTGTTCACAAACGAGGAAGAAATTTTGCGAACGATTGAATTTCTGATGGGAATTGGAATTCGAAGGGATGAAATTGATCGGGTCATTTGCTCGATTCCCAgagttttagggtttagggttgaGGGCAGATTGAGGAGTTTGATTTGTGAGTTCAACGGTTTGGGGTTTGATCAAAACGTGATTGCTAGAGAAATTGTTAGGGAACCGAGAACTTTAGCCACAGAATTAGGAGAAATTTCAAGATGTGTCGAGTTGCTTAGAAATCTGAAATGCAGGAACTCAATCAAGGAGAGAATCTTTAGAGAGGGTTCTTTTAGAGCTGCATTTGAAGTGAAACAGAGAGTTGATTGTTTATGTAAACATGGGCTGATTCGTACAAGAGCATTTAAATTGCTATGGAAAGAGCCGAGGTTGGTCACTTACGAAATAGAGaacattgaaaagaaaattgactTCTTGATTCATAAGATGAAATTTGGTGTTGACAGCTTGATTGATGTTCCAGAATATCTAGGAATCAATTTCGAAAAACAGATTGTTCCGCGCTACAATGTGATCGAATATTTGGACTCAAAAGGCTGGCTTGGTTCTCAGGTTGGTTTGAGGGAAATTATCAAGCCTAGCAGGCTCAGGTTCTACAACCTTTTTGTTAAGCCTTATCCACAATGTGGGAAGATGTTTGGAAAATTTGCGGGAGATAACAGAACGGAGAGTCCGAGTCGGCATCCTCTTGGACTATGGAAGGCCTTCAAACCACCAAGACATCCAGAATCAAAAGAGGACATTGAAAACATGAAGTCCTTCATGGAATCTCTTGTTTAG
- the LOC101220022 gene encoding transcription factor bHLH52: MAALTYYSNFYSPDPSPYYHHFHYFSPEFSPDLSYVPPPQLLNHPAAFDYVDDSLFYPTADTLLFDDALPFLFSDTYPCFSAPSVDEFLPVSSQFFPFDEFEFHCPKRQRAVFEHSFCCGGGVGDGNVGGGGSGAGAGFFPSPPPPPPPLAEVFSGPWDSRMDNAEMRNDCLKSQPSPAPSSHNNLSAQTIAARERRRKITVKTQELGELVPGGSKMNTAEMLNSAFKYVKFLQAQVAILQLKQETEQEGQETENLEILESTMIQEKLYSEEKCLVPKGFIQNLADFPEIQSHPSIFNSINKILHNSS, translated from the coding sequence ATGGCTGCTCTCACTTACTACTCCAATTTCTACTCTCCTGACCCTTCTCCATACTATCACCATTTCCACTATTTCTCCCCTGAATTCTCCCCTGATCTTTCTTATGTCCCTCCCCCTCAGCTTCTCAACCACCCCGCTGCCTTCGATTACGTCGACGATTCTCTTTTTTACCCCACTGCTGATACTCTGTTATTCGATGATGCccttccctttctcttttccgATACCTATCCCTGTTTCTCTGCTCCCTCCGTCGATGAATTCCTTCCCGTCTCCTCCCAATTCTTCCcttttgatgaatttgaatttcattgcCCCAAACGTCAGAGGGCTGTGTTCGAACACAGTTTTTGTTGTGGCGGTGGTGTTGGTGATGGTAATGTAGGTGGTGGAGGATCAGGAGCAGGAGCAGGGTTCtttccttctcctcctcctcctcctcctccgtTGGCGGAGGTTTTTTCGGGTCCTTGGGATTCTAGAATGGACAATGCTGAAATGAGGAATGATTGTTTGAAGAGCCAACCGTCGCCGGCGCCGTCGAGTCATAATAACTTATCAGCCCAGACGATTGCTGCCCGGGAACGGCGGAGAAAGATTACGGTGAAGACGCAGGAGCTCGGAGAGCTGGTTCCGGGTGGGAGTAAGATGAATACTGCTGAAATGCTGAATTCTGCTTTCAAATATGTGAAATTCTTGCAAGCACAAGTTGCTATTTTGCAACTCAAGCAAGAAACAGAGCAAGAAGGACAAGAAACAGAGAACCTTGAGATTCTTGAATCCACAATGATTCAAGAGAAGTTATACtcagaagaaaaatgtttggTTCCAAAAGGGTTCATCCAAAATCTTGCAGATTTCCCTGAAATTCAGTCCCATCCATCCATTTTCAATTCCATCAATAAGATCCTTCACAACAGCAGCTag
- the LOC101220263 gene encoding LRR receptor kinase SERK2, with protein sequence MAAMSENFIVFFLLTMTTCSSVIFSASVIEDLNTLHPPLDFNSTISKNCHLNPSLRYCSASPMDLIEIFKSSIVASHLCNESRNPNCVESFPKIDLRSRPKIAPLYLSFHFFWKYCPLSIHSIDLSNNSLKGSFPVDVLECKQIEVLDLSRNELDGEVPFRIFSDITNLTVLNLSNNKFTESKMSDLELFFKRFNSSSFISSGLLPDHRKYQMKAVILLFVFPILVIVVVWFLWWLCFHRPDFLPRMLRRKHKFTPAMLRAATGGFLKKNLIVKCKGVDIYSGVLRDGTEVRIEIYGNEIARESRKEFIDECKILTQLSHKNLVKLLGWCGNRRMRAIVIEWSEGESVDMWLSRSPPPWKHRLKVAKGVLEGMLYLQEEWPGVDYDLRTNSLLLTRKLVPLISRFKLGHRNSSSKSKSI encoded by the coding sequence ATGGCGGCCATGTCTGAAAATTTCATCGTCTTCTTTCTCTTAACAATGACAACTTGTTCTTCTGTCATTTTCTCTGCATCCGTCATTGAAGATCTCAACACCTTACATCCCCCGTTAGATTTCAACTCTACAATTTCCAAAAACTGTCATTTAAACCCTTCTCTTCGTTATTGCTCTGCTTCTCCAATGGAtctaattgaaattttcaagtCCTCCATTGTTGCTAGCCATCTTTGCAATGAATCCCGCAACCCCAATTGTGTCGAATCGTTTCCGAAAATCGATCTTCGCAGCCGCCCGAAGATTGCTCCTTTGTATCTGTCGTTTCACTTCTTCTGGAAGTACTGCCCTTTGAGTATCCATTCCATCGATTTGTCTAACAATTCTTTGAAAGGGAGTTTCCCTGTTGATGTTTTGGAATGTAAACAGATTGAGGTTCTTGATCTCAGTCGAAACGAACTCGATGGAGAAGTCCCATTTCGTATCTTCTCTGACATTACTAATCTAACTGTTCTAAATTTGTCTAACAATAAGTTCACTGAGAGTAAGATGTCTGATTTAGAGTTGTTCTTTAAAAGGTTTAATTCGTCGAGTTTTATAAGTTCTGGTCTTCTCCCAGATCATAGGAAGTATCAAATGAAGGCTGTGATCTTGTTGTTTGTGTTTCCCATTCTTGTGATTGTAGTAGTGTGGTTCTTGTGGTGGCTTTGTTTCCATAGGCCTGATTTCTTGCCAAGGATGTTAAGGAGGAAGCACAAGTTCACACCGGCAATGCTCAGGGCTGCGACCGGAGGATttttgaagaagaatttgATTGTGAAGTGCAAGGGAGTTGATATTTACAGTGGAGTTCTAAGAGATGGGACTGAAGTTAGGATTGAAATCTACGGGAATGAGATTGCAAGGGAAAGTAGGAAAGAGTTTATTGATGAATGCAAGATCTTAACCCAATTATCCCACAAGAACTTGGTGAAACTACTTGGCTGGTGTGGTAACCGACGAATGAGAGCCATCGTTATAGAGTGGTCGGAGGGTGAGAGCGTTGATATGTGGTTGTCGAGGTCGCCTCCACCGTGGAAACATAGGCTGAAAGTAGCCAAAGGAGTGTTGGAAGGCATGCTTTATTTGCAAGAGGAATGGCCTGGTGTTGATTATGATCTTAGGACAAACAGCCTTTTGTTGACTAGAAAGCTAGTGCCATTGATTTCAAGGTTCAAATTGGGCCATCGAAATAGCAGCTCAAAAAGTAAGTCGATCTGA
- the LOC101220494 gene encoding uncharacterized protein LOC101220494 isoform X1 has protein sequence MNLLLLNHPMFAPRTLRSFARMPTFSSLSSKWEGGVSMVQGASRGIGLEFVKHLLEKNEKGHVVATCRNPGQATGLLELKNKFDERLCILQLDVTNETTIKASAKSIEERYGSLNLLINASGILSIPNVIQPETTLYKVEKSSLLHAYEVNAVGPILVIKHLWPFLKAGGGSGTEREVAVVANLSARVGSIGDNRLGGWHSYRASKTALNQLTKNVSVEFARKKDPIVCILLHPGTVDTDLSRPFQRNVPEGKLFTKEFSVQKLMTIINNAKSQDNGKFFAWDGQEIPW, from the exons ATGAACCTTCTCCTTCTGAATCACCCAATGTTCGCCCCTAGAACCCTTAGATCCTTTGCTCGGATGCCcactttttcctctctttcttccaAATGGGAAGGTGGAGTTTCAATGGTGCAAGGAGCTTCCAGAGGAATTGGCCTCGAATTT GTTAAACATCTGCtggagaagaatgaaaaaggaCATGTTGTTGCTACATGTCGAAATCCTGGACAAGCTACAGGGCTTCTTGAGCTGAAAAACAAGTTTGATGAACGCCTTTGCATTCTACAGTTGGATGTGACCAACGAAACCACCATTAAG GCATCTGCAAAGTCTATAGAAGAAAGATATGGGTCGTTGAATTTGCTAATTAATGCGTCTGGCATTCTTTCAATTCCTAATGTAATCCAACCAG AAACTACCCTGTATAAAGTGGAGAAATCTTCTTTGCTTCATGCTTACGAGGTTAATGCTGTTGGTCCTATTCTAGTGATCAAG CACTTGTGGCCTTTTCTGAAGGCAGGGGGAGGTTCTGGAACAGAAAGAGAAGTTGCTGTCGTTGCCAATCTAAGCGCTCGGGTGGGATCAATTGGAGATAACCGTCTTGGGGGTTGGCATTCTTACCGAGCTTCAAAGACAGCACTTAACCAAT TGACAAAAAACGTGTCAGTAGAATTTGCAAGGAAGAAAGATCCAATTGTATGCATATTGTTGCATCCAGGCACAGTGGACACCGATCTGTCTAGGCCATTTCAGAGAAATGTTCCTGAAGGCAAACTTTTTACAAAAGAGTTTTCAGTCCAAAAGCTCATGACAATCATCAACAATGCAAAGAGCCAAGACAACGGCAAGTTTTTTGCTTGGGATGGTCAGGAAATTCCCTGGTAG
- the LOC101220494 gene encoding uncharacterized protein LOC101220494 isoform X2: MNLLLLNHPMFAPRTLRSFARMPTFSSLSSKWEGGVSMVQGASRGIGLEFVKHLLEKNEKGHVVATCRNPGQATGLLELKNKFDERLCILQLDVTNETTIKASAKSIEERYGSLNLLINASGILSIPNVIQPETTLYKVEKSSLLHAYEVNAVGPILVIKHLWPFLKAGGGSGTEREVAVVANLSARVGSIGDNRLGGWHSYRASKTALNQCTVDTDLSRPFQRNVPEGKLFTKEFSVQKLMTIINNAKSQDNGKFFAWDGQEIPW; encoded by the exons ATGAACCTTCTCCTTCTGAATCACCCAATGTTCGCCCCTAGAACCCTTAGATCCTTTGCTCGGATGCCcactttttcctctctttcttccaAATGGGAAGGTGGAGTTTCAATGGTGCAAGGAGCTTCCAGAGGAATTGGCCTCGAATTT GTTAAACATCTGCtggagaagaatgaaaaaggaCATGTTGTTGCTACATGTCGAAATCCTGGACAAGCTACAGGGCTTCTTGAGCTGAAAAACAAGTTTGATGAACGCCTTTGCATTCTACAGTTGGATGTGACCAACGAAACCACCATTAAG GCATCTGCAAAGTCTATAGAAGAAAGATATGGGTCGTTGAATTTGCTAATTAATGCGTCTGGCATTCTTTCAATTCCTAATGTAATCCAACCAG AAACTACCCTGTATAAAGTGGAGAAATCTTCTTTGCTTCATGCTTACGAGGTTAATGCTGTTGGTCCTATTCTAGTGATCAAG CACTTGTGGCCTTTTCTGAAGGCAGGGGGAGGTTCTGGAACAGAAAGAGAAGTTGCTGTCGTTGCCAATCTAAGCGCTCGGGTGGGATCAATTGGAGATAACCGTCTTGGGGGTTGGCATTCTTACCGAGCTTCAAAGACAGCACTTAACCAAT GCACAGTGGACACCGATCTGTCTAGGCCATTTCAGAGAAATGTTCCTGAAGGCAAACTTTTTACAAAAGAGTTTTCAGTCCAAAAGCTCATGACAATCATCAACAATGCAAAGAGCCAAGACAACGGCAAGTTTTTTGCTTGGGATGGTCAGGAAATTCCCTGGTAG
- the LOC101213252 gene encoding lectin → MDWSELQEERENLKLIEKYQCFKCILPIDGDHASHSGLIDAKLFKQLCDGIYIDNGNKMYWFDEKAKGNAFFIPPRGLKISFDRQKLIRWKDSEFNGKKTELAAFSEITFLEARGKIKQHMLSSTLTYDVLFELLCKPYATGYHVPTNFEITYPKAITVVIKENLESRPPNEWFTIKVGEIKVDDKHDCDSDKEYEFSMNIHSEDRKSELVFKGVQIRPKQPSYGTSSFKI, encoded by the exons ATGGATTGGTCAGAGCttcaagaagaaagagagaatttaaaattaatagaaaaatatcagtGCTTCAAATGTATCTTGCCAATAGATGGAGATCATGCGTCGCACAGCGGACTCATCGACGCTAAGCTTTTTAAACAACTTTGTGATGGGATCTACATAGACAATGGAAACAAG ATGTATTGGTTTGATGAGAAGGCAAAGGGTAATGCGTTCTTTATACCTCCGAGAGGCCTCAAAATATCTTTCGATCGTCAGAAGTTGATCAGATGGAAAGATTCGGAGTTTAATGG TAAGAAAACTGAATTGGCTGCATTTAGTGAAATAACTTTTCTAGAAGCACGTGGAAAGATCAAGCAACATATGCTATCATCTACCCTTACATATGACGTATTGTTTGAACTTTTGTGCAAGCCTTATGCCACTGGATATCATGTACCTACTAACTTTGAAATCACCTACCCAAAAGCAATAACAGTTGTGATCAAGGAAAACCTCGAATCTAGACCACCCAATGAATGGTTTACGATCAAAGTTGGGGAAATCAAGGTCGACGATAAACATGATTGTGACAGTGATAAGGAGTACGAGTTTAGCATGAATATCCACAGCGAGGATCGGAAGTCGGAATTGGTTTTTAAAGGCGTTCAAATTCGACCAAAACAACCAAGTTATGGAACctctagttttaaaatatga